In Spirosoma aureum, a single genomic region encodes these proteins:
- a CDS encoding M28 family peptidase yields the protein MIYLNYNKIRPLATAILMGMLSISNTLSLAQSKASQTGNAVGAIKESDIKRDLFALAGDHFRGREGGSLDELKASVWIADQLRAMGLQPAGDDGTFFQFFHIQRTRITETSRLAIGTHQLIHGHDAFLLAPAIASVDAPLVFAGKGTPEDLAKIDIKGKAVALEFSGTPPAELSYRRFLLGTMNRKAAELVKAGALAVVWVSNSDAQFYFDRWTTGLERGRYDLPGGPNTRVFSQAPTVWLPASALEWVKQPGQQFTNVVNVESFNYPSVNIVAKVPGTDPKLKEEYVLFSTHQDHDGVRRAVAGDSIWNGADDNASGCVATMAIGRAFAQKPGKRSALIVFHGAEERGLLGSRYYVEHPTVPKGSIVAVLNAEMIGRNAPDSAAILGQQPPHRNSSDLVNAALAVNQTDAHFKLDTLWDKPEHPEGWYFRSDHLPYARANVPAIAFTTLLHPDYHTPKDEPDRINTAKVTRIAKWIYLTGWDVANRPQRVRIDEGFKLER from the coding sequence ATGATTTACCTGAACTACAACAAGATTCGGCCACTGGCAACCGCTATTCTGATGGGTATGCTATCCATTAGTAACACCCTCAGCCTGGCCCAGTCGAAAGCTTCCCAAACCGGCAATGCGGTAGGGGCCATAAAAGAAAGTGATATCAAACGCGATCTATTTGCATTGGCTGGAGACCATTTCCGGGGTCGCGAGGGTGGATCGCTCGATGAGCTGAAAGCGTCGGTCTGGATTGCCGACCAGCTTCGGGCAATGGGTCTTCAACCCGCGGGTGATGATGGCACGTTTTTTCAGTTTTTCCACATCCAGCGTACACGTATTACCGAAACCAGTCGATTAGCCATCGGTACTCATCAGCTCATTCACGGTCATGATGCGTTTCTTCTGGCTCCTGCCATTGCCTCTGTCGATGCACCCCTGGTGTTCGCGGGAAAAGGTACTCCCGAAGATCTGGCGAAAATAGATATTAAAGGAAAAGCGGTGGCACTGGAGTTTTCGGGAACTCCCCCGGCGGAGTTGAGCTATCGGCGGTTCCTGCTCGGCACCATGAATCGCAAGGCGGCTGAACTCGTAAAAGCGGGTGCACTGGCTGTTGTGTGGGTGTCGAATTCAGATGCGCAGTTCTATTTTGATCGCTGGACAACCGGTCTCGAACGCGGTCGCTACGATCTGCCGGGTGGCCCGAACACCCGCGTCTTCTCGCAGGCTCCAACCGTATGGTTACCAGCCAGCGCTCTGGAATGGGTTAAGCAACCCGGTCAGCAGTTTACCAATGTCGTCAATGTTGAGAGTTTCAATTATCCGTCGGTCAATATCGTTGCCAAAGTACCCGGCACTGACCCGAAACTCAAAGAGGAATATGTATTGTTCAGCACCCATCAGGACCATGATGGCGTTCGCCGGGCGGTGGCGGGAGACTCAATCTGGAATGGGGCCGACGACAATGCCAGCGGTTGTGTTGCCACGATGGCAATTGGTCGGGCATTCGCCCAGAAACCCGGCAAACGTTCGGCACTCATTGTCTTTCATGGTGCCGAAGAACGTGGCCTTTTAGGGTCCCGCTATTATGTGGAACACCCAACCGTGCCCAAAGGCTCTATCGTAGCCGTTCTCAACGCTGAGATGATTGGTCGAAATGCGCCCGACAGTGCGGCCATTCTGGGCCAGCAACCGCCCCATCGAAATTCAAGTGATCTGGTCAATGCAGCCCTGGCTGTTAATCAGACAGATGCTCACTTTAAACTCGATACCCTTTGGGACAAACCAGAACACCCGGAGGGCTGGTACTTTCGTTCAGATCACCTCCCCTACGCCCGCGCTAATGTCCCCGCAATTGCTTTCACGACCCTGCTCCACCCCGATTACCATACCCCTAAAGATGAGCCTGATCGCATCAATACAGCGAAAGTAACGCGCATTGCAAAGTGGATTTACCTGACTGGCTGGGATGTAGCCAATCGCCCGCAGCGTGTACGTATAGACGAGGGCTTTAAACTGGAGCGGTAA
- a CDS encoding serine hydrolase: MKEIYLVFMLLFGGFTIQPLTAQSRKTTPDPVSRFDSYVQQAVRNWQVPGLTVTVVKEGRVLFKKGYGIRELGKPERIDTQTLFAMASTTKAMTAACLGMLVDEGRLHWDDPVTNYLPDFQLYDPTVTRELRVRDLLIHNTGVGNADFLWAAMQIPSDEILHRLRLIRPAYSFRSSFIYQNIMYLAAGKVVEKASGIPWETFIRKRIFEPLNMRRTQALFREVTDANRAKPHIEVKDTIRVVNSRLEEGLVDAVGPAGSVWTCPDDISAWMQCMLDSGRYAGKTLLKPATWAELFKPQAFVTDSQFYPTQQLTKPVWKTYGLGWFQHDYRGHHINFHTGSLTGMIAIHGQLPDQKLAVYVQSNLDHAELRHAIMYRAFDEFALGASRDWSAEFLKLYGNIKQKAKLAERKSDSTRVLNTKPSLPLTAYIGSYSSPLYGKADITIQDGKLYVSLNKVMTGKLDHWHFDTFRLNYDQFWNGNDPVSFILNRQGKVARLSWNGAELEKVPDAVDKGVAGGK; the protein is encoded by the coding sequence ATGAAAGAGATCTACCTCGTTTTTATGCTGCTTTTTGGTGGTTTTACTATACAGCCACTTACTGCTCAATCCAGGAAAACCACGCCTGATCCTGTTTCTCGCTTTGATAGCTATGTGCAGCAGGCTGTGCGCAATTGGCAGGTGCCGGGTCTCACCGTTACGGTCGTTAAAGAGGGTCGTGTCCTGTTCAAAAAAGGGTACGGTATCCGTGAACTTGGCAAGCCTGAACGGATCGATACGCAGACGCTTTTTGCAATGGCATCAACAACCAAGGCCATGACAGCGGCCTGCCTTGGCATGCTCGTCGATGAAGGGAGGCTCCACTGGGATGATCCTGTTACCAACTACCTGCCTGATTTTCAGCTTTATGATCCGACTGTTACGCGTGAGTTGCGGGTGCGCGATTTGCTCATTCACAATACGGGTGTCGGTAATGCCGATTTTTTATGGGCAGCTATGCAGATTCCATCAGATGAGATTCTCCATCGATTGCGGCTCATTCGACCAGCCTATTCGTTTCGATCGAGCTTTATTTACCAGAATATCATGTATCTGGCTGCCGGGAAAGTGGTTGAAAAGGCGAGTGGAATCCCCTGGGAAACCTTTATTCGCAAGCGTATTTTTGAACCGCTCAACATGCGTCGGACACAGGCTTTATTTCGGGAAGTGACCGATGCAAACCGCGCTAAACCACACATCGAGGTAAAAGATACCATTCGGGTCGTCAACAGTCGACTCGAAGAGGGGCTGGTCGATGCGGTTGGTCCGGCAGGGTCGGTTTGGACGTGCCCGGATGATATATCAGCCTGGATGCAGTGCATGCTGGATAGTGGTCGGTATGCGGGAAAAACACTGCTGAAACCCGCAACCTGGGCCGAGTTGTTCAAACCACAGGCATTTGTGACCGATAGTCAGTTTTATCCTACCCAGCAACTCACAAAACCGGTTTGGAAAACATACGGTCTGGGCTGGTTTCAGCACGATTATCGCGGTCATCACATCAATTTTCATACGGGAAGTCTGACCGGAATGATCGCTATTCATGGCCAACTGCCCGACCAGAAGTTAGCCGTCTATGTGCAGAGTAATCTTGACCATGCCGAACTCCGCCATGCCATTATGTACCGTGCTTTTGATGAATTTGCTTTGGGCGCATCGCGTGACTGGAGTGCAGAGTTTCTAAAATTATACGGCAACATTAAACAGAAAGCGAAACTTGCTGAGCGCAAATCCGATAGTACCCGCGTGCTTAACACAAAGCCATCTTTACCCTTAACGGCCTATATCGGAAGCTATAGTAGCCCGCTTTACGGCAAAGCCGACATTACCATTCAGGACGGCAAACTCTATGTATCGCTAAACAAAGTCATGACGGGTAAGCTAGATCACTGGCATTTTGATACCTTCCGGCTGAATTATGATCAATTCTGGAATGGTAATGATCCGGTCAGTTTTATACTGAATCGACAGGGTAAAGTGGCGAGGCTGAGCTGGAATGGTGCCGAACTGGAAAAAGTACCGGATGCAGTGGATAAAGGTGTAGCAGGCGGTAAGTAA
- a CDS encoding M20/M25/M40 family metallo-hydrolase codes for MSLKIVLSIIFSSACFAVTSAQSTQQRVRQYRQSRETILMDEYRQFVSIPNVSSDSANIHKNAAFIVQMMKQRGIAATLLDGTKPGTNPAVFGEVRVPGATKTLIFYAHYDGQPVNPKQWADGLQPFVPVFITAPVEQGGTIVTTHKAGDAINPAWRLTGRGSADDKAGVMTILNAYDALVKSNSKPTANLKFFFEGEEEVGSTHLGDILQKHQNKLQSDLWIIADGPRHVSGKKLVQFGVRGDVNMHLTVFGPKRPLHSGNYGNWAPNPAQRLVSLLASMKDEDGKILIKGFYDDVTPLTASEKQAIAALPNMETALKKELGIAKPDGNGAPFQELLMIPTLNINGIQSANVGAMAGNVIPAKAEAVLDLRLVRGNDVARQMQRVKDHISSKGYHVLDRDPTDAERQQYPKLIKITAGIGYNAQRTPMDLPIAQGVVAAVQSTSSEPIVLLPSSGGSLPLYLFENVLKANVVSVPVVNYDNNQHAENENVLVQYLWDGIETMAAIMQIN; via the coding sequence ATGTCCCTAAAAATTGTACTCTCGATCATTTTCAGCAGTGCCTGTTTCGCCGTAACCAGTGCGCAATCTACTCAACAGCGGGTCCGACAGTATCGACAAAGTCGTGAAACGATTCTGATGGACGAATATCGACAGTTTGTCAGTATCCCCAATGTATCGTCAGATTCGGCCAATATTCACAAAAATGCGGCATTCATCGTACAGATGATGAAACAACGGGGCATAGCGGCAACGCTGCTCGATGGTACTAAACCCGGAACCAATCCGGCGGTGTTTGGTGAAGTAAGAGTACCAGGTGCAACGAAAACCCTGATTTTTTATGCGCATTACGACGGGCAGCCGGTCAATCCAAAGCAATGGGCCGATGGCTTACAACCCTTTGTGCCGGTGTTCATTACGGCACCTGTTGAACAGGGTGGCACCATCGTTACAACCCACAAAGCCGGCGATGCCATTAATCCGGCCTGGCGGCTCACGGGCCGGGGAAGTGCCGATGATAAAGCGGGTGTAATGACGATTTTGAATGCCTATGATGCGCTCGTAAAAAGCAATAGCAAGCCCACCGCCAATCTGAAATTCTTTTTCGAAGGCGAAGAAGAAGTTGGGTCAACACATCTGGGCGATATTTTACAGAAGCACCAGAATAAACTGCAAAGCGACCTTTGGATTATTGCCGACGGACCCCGCCATGTTTCAGGGAAAAAACTCGTTCAGTTTGGGGTTCGGGGCGATGTGAACATGCACCTGACGGTGTTCGGCCCCAAACGTCCCCTGCACAGCGGGAATTATGGAAACTGGGCTCCCAATCCTGCCCAACGGCTGGTGAGTCTGCTGGCGAGTATGAAAGATGAAGACGGAAAAATCTTGATCAAAGGGTTTTACGACGATGTAACACCACTGACGGCCAGCGAAAAACAGGCAATAGCTGCATTGCCTAACATGGAAACCGCTCTGAAAAAAGAGCTTGGCATTGCTAAACCCGACGGAAATGGTGCACCATTTCAGGAACTGCTGATGATTCCTACGCTGAATATTAATGGTATTCAAAGTGCAAATGTGGGTGCTATGGCCGGTAATGTCATTCCGGCGAAGGCTGAAGCGGTGCTGGATCTGCGTCTGGTTCGGGGTAATGATGTGGCCCGGCAGATGCAGCGGGTTAAAGACCATATTAGCAGCAAAGGTTATCATGTTCTCGACCGCGACCCAACCGATGCCGAACGCCAGCAATACCCAAAGCTCATTAAAATTACGGCTGGTATTGGCTACAACGCTCAACGGACACCGATGGATTTACCAATTGCCCAGGGTGTGGTTGCGGCTGTACAATCAACGTCCTCAGAACCGATCGTGTTGTTACCCTCGTCGGGCGGGAGCCTGCCCTTGTATTTGTTTGAGAATGTGCTGAAAGCCAATGTAGTATCGGTGCCCGTTGTCAACTACGACAACAACCAGCATGCTGAAAACGAGAATGTGCTGGTTCAGTATCTCTGGGATGGGATCGAAACCATGGCAGCTATCATGCAGATTAATTAA
- a CDS encoding MGH1-like glycoside hydrolase domain-containing protein, whose translation MPTAERERIYERADNKGWKKWGPYLSDRAWGSVREDYSPYGDAWNYVTHDMARSRAYRWGEEGIGGISDNKGHICFALGFWNHKDNIIKERFFGLSGPEGNHGEDVKELYYYLDSTPTHSYMKMLYKYPQQEFPYNRLVIETSRRGRQEPEFELLDTGIFDKDEYFDIFIEYAKADQNDWLVKVTAHNRSAQAAPLTLLPTIWFRNTWAWGYEQYNARPMLNGIGNKQIEINHKQLGKYKLYCEDADALLFCDNDTNTDRLYGRPNVAKYPKDAINNFIISGGKKSFINPNQIGTKASAHYVRQVPAGGSVSIRLRFSDQTILNQPFADFDDIWNKRLDEANAFFGDLQKNVTDPELLAIQRQAYAGMLWNKQFYYYNVNEWLKGDPKMPVPFQGRVYARNESWRHMYTANILSMPDKWEYPWFAAWDLAFHTLTLARLDPHFAKRQLAVILREYYMHPNGQIPAYEWNFSDVNPPVHAWATWKVYEIDRDLNGVGDVGFLERVFHKLLLNFTWWVNRKDVAGNNIFGGGFLGLDNIGVFDRSQPLPMGGRIEQADGTGWMAMYTLNMLRIACEISLTRPSYQDMASKFFEHFLHIASAMNNLGKQNISLWDEVDQFYYDVLHTPDQNARLLKIRSMVGLIPLFAVEILDEALLSKLPDFKRRVEWVLTNRPDLASLISRWHEPGKGETHLLSLLRGHRMKMILKRMFDETEFLSDYGIRALSKYHEKTPYQFELNSEIFQVRYVPAESEMSMFGGNSNWRGPIWFPVNFLLIDSLFKFYQYYGDDFEVEYPTNSGQVMSVKEATVLVAERLINIFRRGADGRIPAYGNEEKMQKGKHFDGLYLFYEYFHGDVGAGLGANHQTGWTGLVADLIEYWYKYQSESVAAVSTGK comes from the coding sequence ATGCCGACAGCTGAACGCGAACGAATTTACGAGCGAGCCGATAATAAAGGCTGGAAAAAATGGGGGCCCTATCTATCTGACCGTGCCTGGGGTAGTGTTCGGGAAGACTATAGCCCGTACGGAGATGCCTGGAACTACGTCACACATGATATGGCTCGTTCCCGCGCCTATCGCTGGGGCGAAGAAGGTATTGGCGGCATCTCCGACAATAAAGGCCACATCTGTTTCGCACTGGGTTTCTGGAACCATAAAGACAATATTATAAAAGAGCGATTTTTCGGCTTATCGGGTCCGGAGGGAAATCATGGCGAGGATGTGAAGGAACTGTACTATTATCTGGATAGTACGCCAACACATTCATACATGAAAATGCTCTATAAATACCCTCAGCAGGAGTTTCCTTACAACCGGCTCGTCATCGAAACATCGCGACGAGGTCGGCAGGAGCCCGAATTCGAATTGCTGGACACGGGTATTTTTGACAAGGATGAGTATTTCGACATTTTCATTGAATATGCCAAAGCCGATCAGAACGACTGGTTAGTGAAAGTAACAGCCCATAACCGTTCTGCTCAGGCAGCCCCGCTCACGCTGTTACCAACCATATGGTTCCGAAATACCTGGGCATGGGGTTATGAACAATACAATGCCAGGCCGATGCTTAACGGTATCGGGAACAAACAAATTGAAATTAACCACAAGCAACTAGGCAAATATAAACTCTATTGCGAAGACGCCGATGCGCTTCTATTCTGCGATAACGACACCAATACGGATCGGCTTTACGGTCGGCCCAATGTGGCCAAATATCCGAAAGATGCGATCAACAATTTTATCATATCGGGGGGCAAAAAAAGCTTTATAAATCCGAACCAGATTGGCACCAAGGCCTCGGCTCACTATGTACGCCAGGTACCGGCGGGTGGCAGCGTCAGCATTCGCCTTCGATTTAGTGATCAAACGATACTAAATCAGCCTTTTGCCGATTTCGACGATATCTGGAACAAACGGTTAGATGAAGCCAATGCGTTTTTTGGCGACCTCCAGAAGAATGTTACCGATCCAGAATTACTGGCCATCCAGCGGCAGGCCTATGCGGGTATGCTCTGGAATAAACAGTTTTATTATTATAACGTCAATGAGTGGCTTAAAGGCGATCCCAAAATGCCGGTGCCATTTCAGGGACGCGTCTATGCCCGGAACGAAAGCTGGCGGCATATGTACACGGCTAATATCCTGTCGATGCCCGACAAGTGGGAGTATCCGTGGTTTGCGGCCTGGGACCTTGCCTTTCATACGTTGACACTTGCCCGGCTCGATCCGCATTTCGCCAAACGCCAGCTGGCTGTTATTCTACGGGAGTATTACATGCACCCAAATGGTCAGATTCCGGCCTATGAATGGAATTTTAGCGATGTTAACCCACCCGTACATGCCTGGGCAACCTGGAAAGTTTACGAAATTGACCGCGACCTTAACGGCGTCGGTGACGTAGGTTTTCTGGAGCGTGTATTCCATAAATTACTCCTGAATTTCACGTGGTGGGTCAATCGAAAAGACGTGGCGGGTAACAACATTTTCGGTGGTGGCTTCCTTGGTTTGGACAACATCGGCGTATTTGACCGCTCGCAACCATTACCCATGGGTGGCCGCATTGAACAGGCCGATGGTACGGGCTGGATGGCCATGTATACACTGAATATGCTGCGGATTGCCTGCGAAATTTCGTTGACACGCCCGTCTTATCAGGATATGGCCAGCAAGTTTTTCGAGCATTTTCTGCACATCGCATCGGCTATGAATAACCTCGGCAAGCAGAACATCAGCCTGTGGGACGAGGTCGATCAATTCTACTACGATGTGCTCCATACACCGGACCAGAACGCCAGACTGCTCAAAATCAGGTCGATGGTAGGATTGATTCCGTTGTTCGCGGTTGAGATTCTGGACGAAGCACTGCTGTCAAAACTCCCTGACTTCAAACGTCGGGTCGAATGGGTTCTGACGAATCGGCCTGATCTGGCTTCGCTCATTTCACGCTGGCATGAACCCGGAAAAGGGGAAACGCACCTCTTGAGTTTGCTGCGTGGTCACCGGATGAAAATGATCCTGAAACGGATGTTCGATGAAACCGAATTCCTGTCTGATTATGGAATCCGCGCCTTATCGAAATACCACGAAAAAACGCCTTACCAGTTTGAGCTGAACAGTGAAATTTTCCAGGTACGCTATGTTCCGGCCGAATCAGAAATGAGCATGTTCGGAGGCAATTCCAACTGGCGGGGCCCAATCTGGTTTCCGGTCAACTTTCTGCTGATCGATTCGCTGTTTAAATTTTACCAATATTATGGCGATGACTTTGAGGTCGAGTATCCAACCAATTCGGGACAGGTAATGAGCGTCAAAGAAGCGACCGTTCTGGTAGCAGAGCGGCTTATCAATATTTTCCGTCGTGGTGCCGATGGACGTATTCCTGCCTATGGTAACGAGGAAAAGATGCAGAAAGGCAAGCATTTTGACGGGCTTTATTTATTTTATGAATACTTCCACGGCGATGTTGGAGCAGGCCTTGGTGCCAATCACCAGACTGGCTGGACTGGCTTAGTTGCCGATCTGATTGAGTATTGGTATAAGTACCAGTCAGAAAGTGTAGCAGCGGTTAGCACCGGAAAATAG
- a CDS encoding serine hydrolase domain-containing protein encodes MTLPLFRKLTFYLLALATLTACHRQLPKSTVYFPSKGDNWVHLAPEKADMDAALLEQAVAFAKTQETTQMTPNFSTQEEIFGKLLGPMPTSRAATNGVVLRHGYIVAEWGDTQHPDPTYSVAKSVLSTLAGITIERGMIPDIHDPVAKLIHDGGYESDQNKAITWENHLQQTSEWEGTLWGKNSDFVGKEAFGKGERKPRTLQKPGAFYEYNDVRINRMALSLLRLWKKPLPDVVRDEIMNPIGASDSWRYVTYPNAVADIDGKQMPSVSGGTRWGGGLWISALDEARFGYLFLRQGRWGDRQIVSPAWVKQATTPSPVGPDYGYLWWLNTGTSQTGKKAWPDAPTTSFAAIGAGSNTIWVDPEHDIVIVWRWHNGNPNELIKRVLAAVKK; translated from the coding sequence ATGACGCTGCCTCTTTTCCGGAAGCTTACCTTCTATTTACTAGCGCTGGCTACGCTAACGGCCTGCCATCGGCAACTTCCCAAATCAACGGTTTACTTCCCGTCCAAAGGCGATAATTGGGTTCACCTGGCTCCTGAAAAAGCAGACATGGATGCGGCTTTGCTGGAGCAGGCTGTAGCCTTTGCCAAAACGCAGGAAACAACCCAGATGACCCCTAATTTCTCAACCCAGGAAGAGATATTTGGTAAACTACTGGGTCCAATGCCTACCAGCCGGGCTGCTACCAATGGCGTTGTGTTACGCCACGGATATATTGTAGCCGAGTGGGGCGATACGCAACACCCTGACCCAACCTATAGCGTAGCGAAAAGTGTTTTGTCTACCCTGGCCGGCATTACGATAGAACGCGGTATGATTCCCGACATACATGATCCGGTAGCCAAGCTCATTCATGACGGCGGCTATGAATCTGATCAGAACAAGGCGATCACCTGGGAAAATCACCTTCAGCAAACTAGCGAATGGGAAGGAACCTTATGGGGCAAAAACAGTGATTTTGTTGGAAAGGAAGCATTTGGCAAAGGAGAGCGAAAACCCCGGACCCTTCAGAAACCCGGCGCTTTTTATGAATATAACGACGTACGCATTAACCGAATGGCTCTCTCTCTACTGCGCCTATGGAAAAAGCCACTGCCTGACGTTGTTCGCGACGAAATCATGAACCCAATCGGTGCATCAGATTCCTGGCGTTATGTTACCTATCCAAACGCCGTTGCCGACATAGATGGCAAACAAATGCCGTCGGTCAGTGGCGGAACCCGCTGGGGTGGCGGTTTGTGGATCAGCGCTCTCGATGAAGCCCGGTTTGGTTATCTCTTCCTGAGGCAGGGCCGTTGGGGCGATCGCCAGATTGTGTCGCCTGCCTGGGTTAAGCAGGCAACAACGCCCAGCCCGGTTGGTCCGGACTACGGGTATTTGTGGTGGCTTAATACGGGAACGAGCCAAACCGGCAAGAAAGCCTGGCCCGACGCGCCTACGACAAGTTTCGCGGCTATCGGAGCAGGCTCAAACACAATATGGGTCGATCCCGAACACGATATTGTTATCGTATGGCGTTGGCATAATGGCAATCCAAACGAATTGATAAAGCGTGTGCTGGCTGCTGTAAAAAAATAA
- a CDS encoding DUF3300 domain-containing protein: MKVFIQLVPAKTMLLALGLLVAGWQSTIAQNTGNEQQAGNDNDQTIVSAIAPYRDDVRRSILLASEQPQVLTSLAQQRSASQQAFNNLIQSYDQKKQGWFYDLSRYPDVLHALATLPAGSDESSVKNLTKTMPTDLQESAWKIYRHHNNDLLQVDNLNQQAQQAFDNLIAPLDVTTQNAFRQLLDMPDVLTQLTDQIDKTTQLGNAYRMNPEQVTNDLTALHDSLTVQNQQELADYQNELNRDPQAKQELQQAGQAYAQANGYNTGINPNPAWVNSSYYYQNPYPYWFGYPYWYSSPMWYPSAWWYGTGFYYGLGGNMVLFGLPSLGFSNWFFGPGRLAYPHLYNRFNNYYSHNMGEHHFWTSGNAGFMTAAHRAFAPTAGFINARANWLTNARQYNRPSSWANTTRSAPTARYQNFNAGAYHAQSWGGGGMRSFGGGGFHGGRR, from the coding sequence ATGAAAGTGTTCATCCAACTTGTCCCGGCCAAAACCATGCTGCTTGCATTGGGGCTGTTGGTCGCAGGATGGCAATCCACCATTGCCCAGAATACGGGAAACGAGCAGCAAGCCGGAAACGACAACGATCAAACGATTGTGTCGGCTATTGCTCCCTATCGCGACGATGTTCGCCGGTCGATATTATTGGCTAGTGAGCAACCACAGGTATTAACCAGTCTGGCTCAGCAGCGTTCTGCCAGTCAGCAGGCTTTCAACAATCTGATTCAGTCGTATGATCAGAAAAAGCAGGGCTGGTTTTATGATCTGTCTCGCTATCCCGACGTATTGCACGCATTAGCCACCTTGCCCGCTGGCTCTGATGAATCGTCGGTGAAAAATCTGACCAAAACTATGCCGACCGATCTGCAGGAATCTGCCTGGAAGATTTACCGGCATCACAACAATGATCTGCTACAGGTCGACAATCTGAATCAGCAGGCACAACAGGCGTTTGATAACCTCATCGCGCCACTGGACGTTACGACCCAAAATGCATTTCGGCAACTACTTGATATGCCCGATGTGCTCACACAGCTCACCGATCAGATTGATAAGACCACTCAGTTAGGAAATGCCTATCGGATGAATCCTGAACAGGTCACCAACGATCTGACTGCCTTACACGATAGCCTGACGGTTCAGAATCAGCAGGAACTGGCTGATTATCAGAATGAATTAAACAGAGATCCTCAGGCTAAGCAGGAGTTGCAGCAGGCCGGGCAAGCCTATGCTCAAGCCAATGGCTATAATACGGGTATTAATCCAAATCCGGCCTGGGTAAACAGTTCATACTATTATCAGAATCCGTATCCATACTGGTTTGGCTATCCATACTGGTATTCATCACCTATGTGGTATCCATCGGCCTGGTGGTACGGAACCGGATTTTACTATGGTCTGGGTGGGAATATGGTTCTTTTTGGTCTGCCATCGCTGGGCTTCTCAAACTGGTTTTTTGGACCGGGTCGCCTTGCTTACCCACACCTGTATAACCGGTTCAATAATTACTATTCCCACAACATGGGTGAGCATCACTTCTGGACGTCGGGTAATGCTGGTTTTATGACCGCTGCTCATCGGGCTTTTGCTCCGACGGCCGGATTCATTAATGCACGTGCTAACTGGCTAACCAACGCCCGTCAGTATAACCGACCCAGTAGTTGGGCGAACACAACGCGTAGTGCACCAACCGCCCGGTATCAGAATTTTAATGCCGGAGCTTACCATGCTCAGTCCTGGGGTGGGGGCGGTATGCGATCCTTTGGTGGCGGTGGCTTTCACGGAGGCCGCCGGTAG
- a CDS encoding GNAT family N-acetyltransferase: MSPISTPRLTLLPIDLPTYEALFIGPPELSQHLSIRVPDVLSEFGMDIFDYTQAKVIEDHKQGPWWLYFFIHRDDNALIGVGGYKGMPDDTGMVEIGYEIYPDYRGQGLATETAQGLINRAFEYPEVMLVKAHTLAEMSASVRVLEKCGMVFNDAFDDPNDGPVWQWQVKRSYLNRLVVSSPPTKSSQQ, translated from the coding sequence ATGTCGCCAATTAGCACTCCTCGCTTAACCTTATTACCCATCGATCTTCCGACCTACGAAGCTCTTTTTATTGGTCCGCCTGAACTTAGCCAACATCTGTCTATTCGTGTACCCGATGTGCTTAGCGAATTCGGGATGGATATATTCGATTATACCCAGGCGAAGGTGATCGAGGATCATAAACAGGGTCCCTGGTGGCTTTATTTTTTTATTCATCGTGATGATAATGCGTTGATCGGCGTAGGCGGCTATAAAGGAATGCCCGACGATACGGGCATGGTTGAAATCGGCTATGAAATCTATCCTGACTACCGAGGACAGGGATTAGCGACTGAAACAGCTCAGGGACTCATTAATCGGGCATTCGAATATCCGGAAGTAATGCTGGTAAAAGCCCATACGCTCGCCGAAATGAGTGCCTCCGTGCGGGTGCTGGAAAAATGTGGCATGGTATTCAACGATGCCTTCGACGACCCCAACGATGGCCCGGTCTGGCAGTGGCAGGTTAAACGGTCGTATCTAAATCGTCTCGTTGTCTCTTCTCCCCCGACCAAGTCCTCGCAGCAATAA